One window of the Janthinobacterium sp. PAMC25594 genome contains the following:
- a CDS encoding TraB/GumN family protein — MLPLPAAFAEVPPVAQNRGALFRVQDAGHTLYLFGTIHVGAPDFYPLEPTVTQALHQAGALALEIDPGADPRAALGAVLKYGMEAPGSQVPADCRQTLAPRLAPLLQKYGIPAEAVAQMKPWMLASMLAIGEFSTLGYRSDLAVDNYLSQQAKARKIPVLELESMEGQLALFGAMTPLDQCRFLEDGVASIEDQEQSQEAREIANAWRTADAAAFDKLAAKAATDPSFAAQFVQKVLLDGRNPALADGIAKLLAREKHSLAAIGVLHLVGTKSVPELLRQRGLKVERVY; from the coding sequence TTGTTGCCGTTGCCAGCGGCCTTCGCCGAAGTGCCACCCGTGGCGCAAAACCGGGGTGCCCTGTTCAGGGTGCAGGACGCCGGCCACACCCTGTATTTGTTCGGCACCATCCACGTCGGCGCCCCCGACTTTTATCCGCTGGAACCCACCGTGACGCAGGCGCTGCATCAGGCTGGCGCGCTGGCGCTGGAGATCGATCCCGGCGCCGACCCGCGCGCCGCCCTGGGCGCCGTGCTGAAATACGGCATGGAGGCGCCGGGCAGCCAAGTGCCGGCCGACTGCCGCCAGACCCTGGCCCCGCGCCTGGCGCCGCTGTTGCAAAAATACGGCATTCCGGCCGAAGCGGTGGCGCAGATGAAACCGTGGATGCTGGCCAGCATGCTGGCCATCGGCGAGTTTTCCACCCTCGGCTACCGCTCCGACCTGGCGGTCGACAATTATCTGTCGCAGCAGGCCAAGGCGCGCAAGATCCCCGTGCTGGAACTCGAGTCGATGGAAGGCCAGCTGGCGCTGTTTGGCGCGATGACGCCGCTCGACCAGTGCCGCTTCCTGGAAGACGGCGTGGCCTCGATCGAGGACCAGGAACAAAGCCAGGAAGCGCGCGAGATCGCCAACGCCTGGCGCACGGCCGACGCGGCCGCCTTCGACAAGCTGGCGGCAAAGGCAGCGACAGACCCCTCGTTCGCCGCGCAGTTCGTGCAAAAGGTGTTGTTAGATGGCCGCAACCCGGCCCTGGCCGACGGCATCGCCAAGTTGCTGGCGCGCGAAAAGCACAGCCTGGCCGCCATCGGCGTGCTGCACCTGGTCGGAACGAAAAGCGTGCCGGAGCTGTTGCGTCAAAGGGGCTTAAAGGTCGAGCGGGTGTATTAG
- a CDS encoding cysteine-rich CWC family protein, with amino-acid sequence MSACTRCGATFQCGQTDPQASGPCWCLALPPAVPVPGGAVGCWCPACLQAHIATLTPPVKAITSAN; translated from the coding sequence ATGAGCGCATGCACCCGCTGCGGCGCCACCTTCCAGTGCGGCCAGACTGACCCGCAGGCCAGCGGACCCTGCTGGTGCTTGGCCCTGCCGCCGGCCGTTCCCGTGCCCGGCGGCGCCGTCGGCTGCTGGTGCCCAGCCTGCCTGCAAGCGCATATCGCCACCCTGACACCCCCTGTAAAAGCCATCACGTCGGCCAATTAA
- the argB gene encoding acetylglutamate kinase, with translation MNDDLTAVSPQIKAQILAEALPYIRNFHGKTIVIKYGGNAMTDERLKHGFARDVILLKLVGMNPVVVHGGGPQIDNALKKIGKQGTFVQGMRITDEETMEVVEWVLGGEVQQDIVMLINHYGGQAVGLTGKDGGLIRARKMQMPDREHPGEFLDIGFVGEIDAINPAVVKALQDDAFIPIISPIGFGQDGQAYNINADVVAGKIAEILKAEKLIMMTNIAGVQDKQGNLVTDLSAREIDEMFADGTISGGMLPKISSALDAAKSGVNTVHIIDGRIEHSLLLEVLTEQAFGTMIRSH, from the coding sequence ATGAATGACGACTTGACGGCGGTGTCGCCGCAAATCAAGGCGCAGATTCTGGCCGAGGCCCTTCCCTACATTCGCAATTTCCATGGCAAGACCATCGTCATCAAATACGGTGGCAATGCCATGACGGACGAACGCCTGAAGCACGGCTTCGCGCGCGACGTCATCCTGCTCAAGCTGGTCGGCATGAACCCGGTGGTGGTGCACGGCGGCGGACCGCAGATCGACAACGCGCTGAAAAAAATCGGCAAGCAAGGCACCTTCGTGCAAGGCATGCGTATCACCGATGAAGAAACCATGGAAGTGGTGGAGTGGGTGCTGGGCGGCGAAGTGCAGCAGGATATCGTCATGCTGATCAACCATTACGGCGGCCAGGCTGTCGGCCTGACGGGCAAGGATGGCGGCTTGATCCGCGCGCGCAAGATGCAGATGCCGGACCGCGAACATCCGGGCGAATTCCTCGACATCGGCTTTGTCGGCGAGATCGACGCGATCAACCCGGCCGTCGTCAAGGCGCTGCAGGACGATGCCTTCATTCCCATCATTTCGCCGATCGGTTTCGGCCAGGATGGCCAGGCCTACAACATCAACGCGGACGTGGTAGCCGGCAAGATCGCGGAAATCCTGAAAGCGGAAAAGCTGATCATGATGACCAACATCGCCGGCGTCCAGGACAAGCAGGGCAACCTGGTGACCGACCTGTCCGCGCGCGAAATCGACGAGATGTTCGCCGATGGCACGATCTCGGGCGGCATGCTGCCGAAGATCTCGTCCGCGCTCGACGCCGCCAAGTCCGGCGTGAACACGGTACACATCATTGATGGCCGCATCGAACACTCATTATTGCTGGAAGTGTTGACCGAGCAGGCTTTTGGTACTATGATCCGTTCGCACTAA
- a CDS encoding response regulator: MRFRDIRIGVRINAGYAILIVLMLVVIVLAGSRIYAIRAETDDILQRDWVAAKATSKIHGLAREAATRIPSLPNQHELARRQANQAHLEAIKQGIDEQVRILDGLDARPEERRLLEQMHLARADYYGSLKTMFELVERGEDAAAELAMRTQTLPVLEKVLLYVGQLDDLQQQLIRDSAARIRDDIDTSLILMGGIGLAALLIGLAFAWSARSITRPLGEAVAIATRVAKGDFSSVIEVTSRDETGELLQALKNMSTNLAVEQDLRHAVEVAEDATKMKSDFLANMSHEIRTPMNGIIGMTHLALQTELTSTQRNYLEKVESASKNLLAIIDDILDFSKIEAGKMAFEKVDFFLEDVLAQIADLSVMRVQDKGLELLFDIAPDVPNALQGDPLRLGQVLINLTNNAIKFTDKGEIVVSIRLQQLEEHAAVLRVDVRDTGIGLTPPQRSKLFQAFTQADTSTTRHHGGTGLGLTISKRLVEMMEGEIDLVSEAGVGSTFFFTARFGLAAVPRDSLPVPSQFQGLRVLVVDDNPSAREIFVSMLTALGFDARAVFGGVLAIGAVAQARTEGRPYGLVLMDWKMPGMNGLDTLAGIRADAAGIDATPACIMVTAFHREALLEAARQRELPLDGVLNKPVSASTLLDQISFVFGGVTGQSRKTQRQSSYRDDERALRGAWLLLVEDNEVNQEVAQHILNDAGIRVDIASNGAIALAKIEENAYDGVLMDCQMPVMDGYQATRKLRQDPRYSDLPVIAMTANAMVGDKEKCLDAGMNDFIAKPIDVAQLFGTLARWIAPAAPQEMTVVVAQQEAELPVIAGLKMAEAMRRVGGNATLMRKLLDRFVETQFDAMQRIVAAIENNQLETAIREAHTLKGLAGNIGAGGLADSAARVEHLLSLGSHDGLPQALAACTLALDELVPKIVLAMQSRSNVPEPGNAVAAPVDRAYLEAGLRELSRLLQQDDAQAVKHLDGIGPVLVAAGQAEHARQLKRMLGQYDFEGALAQLGEVADALELTL; encoded by the coding sequence ATGCGCTTCAGGGATATCCGCATCGGCGTGCGCATCAATGCCGGTTATGCCATTTTGATCGTGCTGATGCTGGTCGTCATCGTCCTGGCCGGTAGCCGCATCTATGCCATCCGCGCCGAGACCGACGATATCCTGCAGCGCGACTGGGTCGCCGCCAAAGCCACCAGCAAGATCCATGGACTGGCGCGCGAGGCGGCCACGCGCATTCCCAGCCTGCCGAACCAGCACGAATTGGCACGGCGCCAGGCGAATCAGGCGCACCTGGAAGCGATCAAGCAAGGCATCGATGAACAGGTGCGCATCCTCGATGGTCTCGATGCGCGGCCGGAAGAACGGCGGCTGCTGGAACAGATGCACCTGGCACGCGCCGACTACTATGGCTCGCTCAAGACGATGTTCGAACTGGTCGAGCGCGGCGAGGATGCTGCCGCGGAGCTGGCCATGCGGACGCAGACCTTGCCGGTACTGGAAAAAGTGCTGCTGTATGTGGGCCAGCTCGATGACTTGCAGCAGCAACTGATACGCGACAGCGCGGCCAGGATACGCGACGATATCGATACGTCGCTGATCCTGATGGGTGGTATCGGCCTGGCAGCCCTGTTGATCGGCCTGGCCTTTGCCTGGTCGGCGCGCTCGATCACGCGTCCCTTGGGCGAGGCGGTGGCGATCGCTACGCGCGTGGCCAAAGGCGACTTCAGTTCCGTCATCGAAGTGACGTCGCGCGATGAGACGGGCGAATTGCTGCAGGCGCTGAAAAACATGAGTACCAACCTGGCCGTCGAGCAGGATCTGCGGCATGCCGTCGAAGTGGCCGAGGATGCGACCAAGATGAAGTCGGACTTCCTGGCGAATATGTCCCATGAAATTCGCACGCCGATGAACGGTATCATCGGCATGACCCACCTGGCGCTGCAGACGGAGCTCACCTCGACCCAGCGCAACTACCTGGAAAAGGTGGAATCGGCATCGAAGAACCTGCTGGCCATCATCGACGACATCCTCGATTTCTCGAAGATCGAGGCGGGCAAGATGGCCTTTGAAAAAGTCGATTTTTTCCTCGAGGACGTGCTGGCGCAGATCGCCGACCTGTCCGTGATGCGGGTCCAGGACAAGGGGCTCGAACTGCTGTTCGACATCGCCCCCGACGTGCCGAACGCATTGCAGGGCGATCCGCTGCGCCTGGGCCAGGTGCTGATCAACCTGACCAACAATGCCATCAAATTTACGGACAAGGGCGAGATCGTCGTCAGCATCCGCCTGCAGCAGCTGGAAGAACATGCGGCGGTGCTGCGTGTCGATGTGCGCGACACGGGCATCGGCCTGACGCCGCCCCAGCGCAGCAAATTGTTCCAGGCATTTACCCAGGCCGACACGTCCACCACGCGCCACCATGGCGGCACCGGCCTGGGGCTGACCATCAGCAAGCGCCTGGTGGAAATGATGGAAGGCGAAATTGACCTGGTCAGCGAAGCGGGTGTGGGCAGCACCTTTTTCTTTACGGCCCGCTTCGGCCTGGCCGCCGTGCCGCGCGACAGCCTGCCAGTGCCGTCGCAGTTCCAGGGCCTGCGCGTGCTGGTGGTCGATGATAACCCCAGCGCGCGCGAAATTTTCGTCAGCATGCTGACGGCGCTCGGTTTCGATGCGCGTGCCGTGTTTGGCGGCGTGCTGGCCATCGGCGCCGTGGCGCAGGCGCGCACCGAGGGGCGCCCGTACGGGCTGGTGCTGATGGACTGGAAAATGCCGGGCATGAACGGCCTCGATACGCTGGCCGGCATCCGTGCCGATGCCGCCGGCATCGATGCGACGCCGGCCTGTATCATGGTCACGGCCTTCCATCGCGAAGCACTGCTGGAGGCGGCGCGCCAGCGGGAATTGCCGCTCGATGGCGTATTGAACAAGCCGGTCAGCGCCTCGACCCTGCTCGACCAGATATCGTTCGTGTTTGGCGGCGTGACAGGGCAGAGCCGCAAGACGCAGCGCCAGAGCAGCTACCGCGACGACGAACGCGCCCTGCGCGGCGCCTGGCTGCTGCTGGTGGAGGATAATGAGGTGAACCAGGAAGTGGCGCAGCATATTCTCAACGACGCCGGCATTCGTGTCGACATCGCGAGCAATGGCGCCATCGCGCTGGCGAAGATCGAGGAAAACGCCTATGACGGCGTGCTGATGGATTGCCAGATGCCGGTGATGGATGGCTACCAGGCCACCCGCAAGCTGCGCCAGGATCCCCGTTATTCGGATTTGCCGGTGATCGCCATGACGGCCAATGCCATGGTCGGCGACAAGGAAAAATGCCTGGACGCCGGCATGAACGATTTCATCGCCAAGCCGATCGACGTGGCGCAGCTGTTCGGTACCCTGGCGCGCTGGATCGCGCCGGCCGCGCCGCAGGAAATGACGGTGGTGGTGGCGCAGCAGGAAGCGGAGCTGCCCGTGATCGCCGGCCTGAAAATGGCGGAGGCCATGCGGCGCGTGGGCGGCAATGCCACGTTGATGCGAAAATTGCTGGATCGTTTTGTGGAAACCCAGTTCGATGCCATGCAGCGCATCGTCGCCGCCATCGAGAACAATCAGCTCGAGACGGCAATCCGGGAAGCGCATACCCTGAAGGGCCTGGCCGGCAATATCGGCGCCGGTGGCCTGGCCGACAGCGCGGCGCGGGTCGAGCATTTGCTCAGCCTGGGATCGCATGACGGCTTGCCGCAGGCACTGGCGGCCTGCACCCTGGCGCTCGACGAACTGGTGCCGAAGATCGTGCTGGCCATGCAGTCGCGCAGCAATGTGCCCGAGCCGGGCAACGCCGTGGCGGCACCGGTGGACCGGGCATACCTGGAGGCGGGCTTGCGCGAACTGTCGCGACTGCTGCAGCAGGACGATGCGCAGGCCGTCAAGCATCTCGATGGCATCGGTCCCGTGCTGGTCGCGGCCGGGCAGGCGGAACATGCGCGCCAGCTGAAGCGCATGCTGGGACAATACGATTTCGAAGGTGCGCTGGCGCAGCTGGGCGAGGTGGCCGATGCGCTGGAACTGACACTGTGA